Part of the Candidatus Methylomirabilota bacterium genome, GCTACCTCACCGGCGTCTACGCCACGACCAAGTGGGTCTTCGACCTGCACGACACCGACGTTTTCTGGTGTACCGCCGACATCGGCTGGGTCACGGGCCACTCCTACGTCGTCTACGGCCCGCTCGCCAACGGCACGACCACGGTCATGTACGAGGGGACACCGGACACGCCAGACAAGGACCGCTTCTGGCGCATCATCGAGAAGCACGGCATCACCATCTGCTACACGGCGCCGACGGCCATCCGCACCTTCATGCGCTGGGGCGACCAGTATCCGGGTCGCTGCGACCTCTCGAGCCTGCGGCTGCTCGGCTCGGTCGGCGAGCCCATCAACCCCGAGGCATGGGTCTGGTACTGGAAGGTGATCGGCGGCGGCCGCTGCCCCGTGGTGGACACCTGGTGGCAGACGGAGACCGGGCAGATCCTCATCACTCCGCTGCCGGGCCTGACCACGCTCAAGCCAGGCTCGGCGACCAGGCCCTTCCCGGGCATCGTGGCGGAGGTGGTCGACGACAAGGGCCTACCCGCCAAGACCGGCTACCTCGTGCTCAAGAAGCCATGGCCCGGCATGCTCCGCGGCATCTACCGTGACCCGCAGCGCTACCAGGCACAGTACTGGAGCCGCTACCCCGGCATCTATTTCACGGGTGATGGCGCCAAGGTCGACGAGGAGGGGTACTTCTGGCTCTTGGGCCGCGTGGACGACGTCATGAACGTCTCAGGCCACCGCATCTCGACCATGGAGGTCGAGTCGGCGCTGGTGGACCACCCGCTCGTGGCCGAGGCCGCCGTCATCGGCCGCCCACACGAGATCAAGGGGCAGGCCATCGCCGCCTTCGTCACCATCAAGGACGGGACGACGGGCACGAAGGAGCTGATGGAGGAGCTCAAGGGGCACGTGACCAAGAAGATCGGCGCGCTAGCGCGCCCCGACGACCTCTTCTTCGCCTCCGATCTGCCGAAGACCCGCAGTGGGAAGATCATGCGGCGGCTCCTGCGTGACATCGCCGAGGGCAAGGCGCTCGGCGACACGACCACGCTGGCCGATCCGGCGGTCGTGGCCCGGCTGAAGGACCAGTACGGGGAGGAGGAATAGGGCTCTGATACCAAGACGGCACGGCAAATTCACCAAGCTCGACGGCCGTTCTCGCGGCCCTGAGCCTCTGATTCTGGGTA contains:
- the acs gene encoding acetate--CoA ligase gives rise to the protein MATKAAGGGTPIEALLKEKRKFAPPKEFAKRANARSASIYAQAAKNPVKFWEGFARELDWFKPWKKGLEWKAPYAKWFVGGKLNVSYNCLDRHINTARRTKAALIWEGEPGDTRTLTYWDLYREVNRFASALKRSGVKRGDRVTIYMPMVPETAIAMLACTRIGAPHSVIFGGFAPDAIRERIHDAQSTVLLTADGGWRRGGIVPLKKNVDEALTECPDVGIVVVLKRTGQPVNMQTGRDVWWEDFVKGADAYCAPEKMDAEDMLYLLYTSGSTGKPKGIQHTTGGYLTGVYATTKWVFDLHDTDVFWCTADIGWVTGHSYVVYGPLANGTTTVMYEGTPDTPDKDRFWRIIEKHGITICYTAPTAIRTFMRWGDQYPGRCDLSSLRLLGSVGEPINPEAWVWYWKVIGGGRCPVVDTWWQTETGQILITPLPGLTTLKPGSATRPFPGIVAEVVDDKGLPAKTGYLVLKKPWPGMLRGIYRDPQRYQAQYWSRYPGIYFTGDGAKVDEEGYFWLLGRVDDVMNVSGHRISTMEVESALVDHPLVAEAAVIGRPHEIKGQAIAAFVTIKDGTTGTKELMEELKGHVTKKIGALARPDDLFFASDLPKTRSGKIMRRLLRDIAEGKALGDTTTLADPAVVARLKDQYGEEE